A stretch of DNA from Aurantiacibacter atlanticus:
GCTGCCGCACCACCCCGATGAGCCGGAACGGGGTGAACGCCATCCTACTGCCATGCGAACGCTGACGACGCTTGACGTATCAAATCTCGATCAAGCGCCAACATTTGCAGCGGCACAGGCCATGCACCGTCAATTGGTTGATCATGGCGTGCGGTTGGGACAACCGGTGAAATGCATACGCCGGGAAGATGAAGAATGGGCCGGTACATTGCGGATAGGTCTGTCAATGCCGCAGATCAGCATGCTGGCGAGATTGTCGAGTTCTGAGGCAAAAAATCTACTGGAAGAAGACCTTGCGCGCGTGGCCAGGGCTATCCAAAGGCTCGGCTGATCAGGCCCTGATATCCGTGGGTCGACGGATGGGCAGCAATTGCTCGCAAATGCTCAAAGTGCGTTCATTATCGACATCGATTGCAAGACCGCCATCGGCAAAAACGACAGCTTCTATCTCGACTCCGAAGCGGCGACTGATACGGCGCATGGCACCCTTGATGCTCACAAGTTTCAGCTTCATCAGCAGAATGTTGAACAAGCCAAACGCGCGCACCAATCGTCCGGGATTATTCATGAATTGCCCGCCTTCGCGAAACGTCTCCGCCGCGGCAAAGGCCTTGCGATTGGCAAGCGCATAAATGTTGCAATTGGCATAGCCTGCATCGCGGAGCTGGTAGAAGCGGCGCTGACCTTCGGGGTGTGCGCTCAGCACCTGTTCCCTGGCGGCCAGGCCAAGCGCAGCGTCCGTTTTTCCCAAGGCATCTCGCATCTGTTCAAAGCCGGCTTGGGTCAGCAGCACATTGTCCGCCGTGGTGATAATGAAGGGTCCTTCTTCACCTTTTGACGCAGCGATAACGCTTTCGACGATGTTCGGATCGGAATCGATGAGGTCCACAGCGATACCGCGCGCGCGGAACGGCTCCAGCACCTTATCCACGTCTTGCTGCCCTTCCGGCTCCAGCACCACCCTGATCGCTTTAATGGCGGGCAGGGTGGTGATGGTTTCCATGACGTATTCGACAAGCGGTCGCCCGCAGATCGGCACGAGACATTTGTGGCTAACGCCTGCGCGCTCTGCAAGCGGGTTCACGACTCCTGTCCGCTGGGCGGCAAGGATGATGACCGTCACCGGCACTTGTGACATGGCTTCAGCTTTCCGTCTCGTGCTTCGTCAATTGCCGAAAGTACGCTGCCACCAGCCACCGCGACGAGGCGCTTCAGTCGCATCGTCTGCAGCGGCATTGTTAGCGGGAGCATCAGCAGCGTCAGCCTGACCATTTGCGTCATTGGCCGCTTCAGGTTCCTTGTCAGGTTCGGGTGCGGTCACTTCGGCCTTGGGCGCAGCAACCTTGGGCTCTGCTTTCTTCCGGGGGGCACGCTTGCGCTTGGGTGCTTCCTCGGCCTCAGCGGCAGGTTGTGCTTCTGCCGCTTCGTTAGCTGGAGCCTCTTCGACCTTTTTCTTGCGAGGTGCACGTTTACGCTTGGGCTTTTCCTCGGGTGCAGGCTCGGCAGTGACCTCATCCTCAGTTGCGCTGGTCTCATCACCGGTTGCTGCTTCTTCAACCTTCTTCTTGCGCGGTGCCCGCCTGCGCTTGGGCTTTTCCTCAGCCACGGGTTCTGCTTCAGGTTCTGCCGGTGGTGTTTCGCTTTCGGAAGTCCGTGCTACTTCGCCTTCAGGCTTGTCCTCCTGAGCATCGGCAGCACCATCTTCCGGCTTCCTGCGCGATCTACCGCGACCGCCCCGACGACCGCGACGTGGCTTCGCATCGCCATCGGCCTCCGCTTCGGCATCATCGGTATCGGAAGATTCGCCCGTGCCGGAGTCTTCCTCGACTTCAGCTTTATCTGACGTGGATTCTTCATCGGAATCCTCATTCGCGCGGTTCTTATTGCGGCCGCGTCCACCACGGCGACGGCGACGGCGCTTCTTGCGCTGCCCATTGTCACCTTCATCAGACGATTCCTCGATATCGTCATCTGCATCCTCATCCTCGTCAGAAACACCCTCTTCCTCCTCGTCATCGACGATGGGATCGAATTTGGGTGCTTCAGTTGGCTTCGGCCCAGAGGAGGAGACGCGCATCTTTGCGCCTTCGTCTTCGCCTTCAGGTTGCACTTCGACGGTAACGCCATAGCGGCTTTCGATTTCGGACAGGTCTTCACGCTTTGCATTAAGCAGATACACCGCCGCTTCGGTGGAAGCGTAAAGCGTGATGACGGTGCCTTTGCCTTTGGCCGCTTCGTCCTCGATAAACCGCAGGGCCGAAAGACCGGCGCTTGATGCTGTGCGAACAAGGCCGGTGCCATCGCAATGAGGGCATTGGCGGGTGGACGCTTCTAGCACACCGGTGCGCAGGCGCTGGCGGCTCATCTCCATCAGGCCGAAACCGGAGATGCGGCCAACCTGAATGCGTGCACGATCGTTTTTCAGCGCATCCTTCATCGCGCGCTCAACTTTGCGGACATTGGAATTGTGGTCCATGTCGATGAAGTCGATCACGACGAGGCCAGCCATATCGCGCAGCCTGAGTTGACGGGCAATTTCCCGCGCTGCTTCAAGATTGGTATGCAGGGCCGTCTGCTCAATCCCGTGTTCCTTGGTCGAGCGGCCAGAGTTGATGTCGATGGACACCAGCGCCTCTGTCGGATTGATGACCAGATAGCCACCCGATTTCAGCTGCACGACAGGTTCATACATGGCGGAAAGCTGGTCTTCCGCGCCATAACGCTGGAACAGGGGCACAGGATCGCTGTAAGCCTTCACGCGCCGTGCGTGGCTGGGCATGAGCAATTTCATGAACTGCTTGGCTGCCTTATAGCCATCTTCGCCTTCTACGATGACCTCTTCGATTTCGCGATTGTAGATGTCGCGAATGGCACGTTTTATCAGATCGGAATCAGAATGGATGACGCTGGGCGCGCTGGATCTGAGAGTGCGCTCACGAATTTCATCCCACAGTCTGGCGAGATAGTCGAAATCACGCTTGATTTCCGGCTTGGTCCGCGAAAGTCCGGCGGTACGCACGATCAGACCCATGGTCTTGGGCAGATTGAGGCCTGACACGATTGTCTTCAACCGCTTGCGGTCGGCGCCACTGGATATCTTGCGCGAAATGCCGCCGCCATGGCTAGAATTGGGCATCAGCACGCAATAGCGCCCGGCCAGGCTGAGATAGGATGTGAGCGCAGCGCCCTTATTCCCGCGCTCTTCCTTTACAACCTGGACGAGGAGCACCTGGCGGCGCTGGATAACGTCCTGAATCTTGTAACGGCGGCGCAGAGCCTGGCGTTTGGCGCGAGCCTCGTCAATTTCCTTGGCGCGGCTGCCCCGATTGCCTGAACCCTTGCGTCCGTTGCGGACACGGCCCTGCTGGCTGCGACCTCGGCCGCGTCCGCGACGCTTGTTGCCATTGTCCGTATCGCCCTCGGCAACGTCGTCATCTTCGCTGTCGTCATCATCGGAAGAATCGTCCTCGGCATCTTCGCCGTTTTCGACCTGTCCATCTTCGATAGTGGCAACATGGTCCTTTTCCGAAGTGTCGATTTCCTCGACACCGGCCTCGTCGTCATCATCACCATCGTCATCTTCATCATCAGCGTCAGATGCGAGGAAATTTTCGTCATCTTCTTCGGCCGCGCGCAAAGCGGCTTCTTCTTCCGCTGCGGCCTGTTCATCCGCAAGCAGGGCTGCGCGATCATCAGCCGGGATCTGGTAATAATCAGGGTGGATTTCACTGAAGGCCAGAAAGCCATGACGATTGCCGCCGAAATCAACGAAAGCCGCCTGAAGCGATGGCTCAACCCTGGTGACTTTGGCTAGATAGATATTGCCTTTTATCTGCTTATGTTCGGCAGATTCGAAATCGAACTCCTCAATCCGGTTACCCTTGAGGACCGCCACCCGTGTTTCTTCCGGGTGGCGCGCATCGATTAGCATGCGCGTTGCCATTTAATTTTCTCCAGGCAGGCCCCGATCCTTCGGATTGGCCGGTTGAAGCCGGTCCGATTGCGGGTAACTGCCGATATGTGTGAATCCCTGCCCATTTGCGCAGGGGAAGAATTATCGCCCCGTCGCCAATGATCCCCATGGGGTGATGGCGAGCGGGAGTGCGAAACGTATTTGCCGGAACGCGAAGGCGCAGTGTTTGCATATGCGCTGATAGAGCCGCAGCAGCCACACGCCCTTGCGGACGTGATCTGGCGAACTGACTCTTGCTTTGCATCGCGGCATCAACCTGTAATTTGAACCGGTATGGCGAACCGCCAATCCGAGTGGGTCGGTAATTAGTTGCACCGACATCTATTTGCTAGCATCCGGGGAAACTATCGGCAACCTTGTTGCGCGCTCTGGCAAATTTCCCTTGGGTCCGCGATCTACGGAGCCGTCGCCGGATTGACGGCAGCTAACAGCAGCTCCCTTTTTTGCGGAGCATCGCAGATTGAGGATGTGGCCAGACATCGTGCCCTATCGCTTCCAGATCGGCCTGTTGCTCGCTTTTCCCGTTGCGATGGCTGCGGCAATTTATCTCTTGGGACTGAACGTGCCGTTGCTGGGGCGCTCTTATGTCATTACAATGCCTCTACCCGCAGCTGATAATCGGCTTGACCTGCCGGAAATCCTTGGCCCCGCCGATCCTTCGCGCCCGCTCGTAGTAATCGATGCAGGGCATGGCGGCCCCGATCCCGGGACAGTGGGCGAAGCCTATCGAGAGAAGGACGTGGTATTGGGTCTTGCCCGCGTGTTGCAAGAAAGCCTGCTTGCCAATGGAGGCATCAGGGTCGCCATGACCCGCGATGATGACTCGCTGATTGTCCTTGATGAACGTGCCGAGATCGCCCGCGCACTGGATGCCGACCTGTTCATTTCCATCCATGCCGATTCGGCAGGAGATCGCGAAGCCGTGGAAGGGGCGACGATTTACACCTTGTCCGAAACCGCATCTTCCGAGGCGGCGGCAGTTTTTGCAGAGCGCGAAAACAACGCCGACATCGTCAATGGCGTGGATCTATCGGGAAATGACGAAGCTGTGAATTCCATTCTGGTAGAGCTTTCCCAGCGACTGACATCGGAGAAATCGGCCGGTTTCGCATCTCTGATTGAGCGTGAAGGCGAGGGGATATTGCGCTTCCATCCACAAACGCGGCGTTCCGCTGCGCTTGCGGTGTTACGCGCACCTGATGTCCCGGCCGTTCTATTTGAAGCAGGGTTCATTTCCAATCCGGAAGAAGCCCGCGTGCTGGCATCGCCGGAGGGCCAGCGACAATTCGCCACGGTACTGACGCGCGCCATCCGAATCTACTTTGCGCGACAGGCAGAGTCGCAATAGAACTCGGCTCGGTAATGGCAGGTCATTTCGACAAGGCGCACGCATTCATTGTGGCGCCAGCTTAATTCGCCATGCTAGGGCAACACCCATGAATGACGATCTTCCCGGTGAGGCCGAGAGCGGCCAAGGTATTACCCGGCGCATTTCGCGCGGGGGGCAGGGTGCTTGGGCCGAAATAAAGCAAGCCTGGGAAGCCCGGCGCTGGTTCCGTCTTCTGTTTTATGCACTGGGTGGCGGGTTATTGCTGGCCATTACCGCATGGTTCTGGCTGGCAAGCGATTTGCCCGGCGCTGAAACGTTGCTTGATTACGAGCCAAATCTGCCATCCGTCGTGCGTGGGATAGATGGGGAAATTGTTCATCGGTATGAACGCGAACGCCGTGTCGAGCTGCAATATCGTGATCTGCCCGCGCAATTGCTCAATGCTTATATCTCGGCAGAAGACGAAACGTTCTGGAGCCACAATGGCATCGATGCTGGTGGTTTCTTCAACGCGGTAATCGATTACGTGTCCAAGCTGGGTTCTGATGAACGCGCGGTGGGCGGCTCGACGATAACCCAGCAGGTCGCCAAGAACATTCTTGTCGGCAATGAATATTCGGTCACCCGCAAGCTGAAGGAAATGATCCTGGCGACGCGGATCGAAGGCGTTCTGGAAAAAGAAGAGATCATTACGCTCTATCTCAATGAAATCCCTCTTGGCCGCCGCAGCTTTGGTGTGCAGGCCGCCGCGCGCGCCTATTTCGACAAGGATGTCGATGAGCTGGCGCTGCATGAAATGGCTTATCTCGCCATTCTTCCACGCGCACCGGAAGAATACAGCCGTTCCGCCAATTTCGAAATTGCCCGCCAGCGCCGTAATCTCGTCCTCAGCCAGATGGAGGATAATGGGTATATCACCAATGGGCAGATGACTGCAGCGCAGGCATTGCCGCTGGGTGTGATCGACGGGCAGCGCCGGGTGCGTTCTGCCGATGCCGGTTATTTCCTCGAAGAGGTCCGTCGTGAATTGATGGAGAAATACGGGGAGGAGGCTGAGGATGGACGCAATAGCGTATATGCTGGCGGCCTTTGGGTGCGCACATCGCTCGATATTGAATTGCAGGATGCGGCGCGCAACTCCCTGCGGACAGCCATGATGCGCTATCACGGCAATAGGGGCTGGACCGGGCCATTGGCCACGATCAATCCTGACAATGGCGATCTGACCAATCAGCTGCGCAGTTCCTATCTTTCAGTCCGCTACGATGATTGGCGTATCGCCGTGGTGACACAGCGAAGTGGCGGATCGGCGACGATTGGCTTTGCGGATGGCACAGAAGGTCCGTTGACCTCCGCGCCTGATGCGCTGGCAGTCGGCCATGTCATTGCAGTATCGCCGCGCGGTGACGGCTGGCGAGTTCGCGCCGTGCCCGAAGTATCCGGCGGTTTTCTTGCAATGCAGCCTGAAACAGGGCGCGTTCTTGCCATGCAAGGAGGGTTCGACAGCCGCCTGAGCGATTTTAATCGTGCAACGCAGGCCAATCGTCAGCCTGGCTCCACCGTAAAGGCCTTGGTCTATGCGACCGGTCTCGACAATGGGATGACGCCGGCCACGATGATCCCGGATCGACAATATTGTTATTATCAGGGCAGCAATCTTGGTGAAAAATGCTTCACCAACTTCGGCGGCAGTCGCGGGGGCGGGGAATATCCAATGCGATATGGCCTCGAGCAATCGAAGAATCTGATGACAGTCCATATTGCAATGGATTCTGGCATGGAAAATGTCATCGACACTTTCCGCAAAGCCGGATTGGAACCTGAAGAAATAGAGTATCAGCCCTATCCCGCATATTCGCTTGGATCAGGGGAAACGACGGTGGAGCGGATCACCGGCGCTTATGCCATGCTGGCAAATCATGGCCGCCGTAATGAACCCACCGTGATTGATTTCGTGCAGGACCGCGATGGCAAGGTCATCTGGCGCGCGGACCAGCGTGAGTGCACGGGCTGCAACATGGAACAATGGGATGGCAGCGCCATGCCGCGCTTCGGTCGAACCGGACGGCAGGTGATGGACGCGCGAACAGCTTTTCAGACGGTGCACATGCTTACCGGCACAGTGCAGCGCGGCACTGCCACACGTTTGCGCGATCTCGATATCCCGATGTTTGGCAAGACCGGCACCAGTTCCGGCCCGACCAACGCGTGGTTCGTCGGCGGATCACCCGATATCGTGGCGGGGACCTATCTGGGCTTTGATACACCGCGCAATATGGGCGGGTGGATTCAGGGCGGCAACACCGCGGTTCCGATCTTCAAGCAATTCGTGACCGAGACACCAGATCACTGGAGCGGGCGACCATTTTCAGCGCCTGCGGGCGTGCGCATGGTCCGCATAAACAGGCGCTCCGGAAGTCGTGTGTTTGGCGGTTGGCCTACGGGAGAGCCAACTGCGGACGTGATCTGGGAGGCGTTCAAGCCCGATACTGAACCTCGCCGTACCCAGCGCCAGGATGAAATCGACGCGATGCGTCAGTTGATCCT
This window harbors:
- a CDS encoding NTP transferase domain-containing protein, translating into MSQVPVTVIILAAQRTGVVNPLAERAGVSHKCLVPICGRPLVEYVMETITTLPAIKAIRVVLEPEGQQDVDKVLEPFRARGIAVDLIDSDPNIVESVIAASKGEEGPFIITTADNVLLTQAGFEQMRDALGKTDAALGLAAREQVLSAHPEGQRRFYQLRDAGYANCNIYALANRKAFAAAETFREGGQFMNNPGRLVRAFGLFNILLMKLKLVSIKGAMRRISRRFGVEIEAVVFADGGLAIDVDNERTLSICEQLLPIRRPTDIRA
- a CDS encoding Rne/Rng family ribonuclease, with product MATRMLIDARHPEETRVAVLKGNRIEEFDFESAEHKQIKGNIYLAKVTRVEPSLQAAFVDFGGNRHGFLAFSEIHPDYYQIPADDRAALLADEQAAAEEEAALRAAEEDDENFLASDADDEDDDGDDDDEAGVEEIDTSEKDHVATIEDGQVENGEDAEDDSSDDDDSEDDDVAEGDTDNGNKRRGRGRGRSQQGRVRNGRKGSGNRGSRAKEIDEARAKRQALRRRYKIQDVIQRRQVLLVQVVKEERGNKGAALTSYLSLAGRYCVLMPNSSHGGGISRKISSGADRKRLKTIVSGLNLPKTMGLIVRTAGLSRTKPEIKRDFDYLARLWDEIRERTLRSSAPSVIHSDSDLIKRAIRDIYNREIEEVIVEGEDGYKAAKQFMKLLMPSHARRVKAYSDPVPLFQRYGAEDQLSAMYEPVVQLKSGGYLVINPTEALVSIDINSGRSTKEHGIEQTALHTNLEAAREIARQLRLRDMAGLVVIDFIDMDHNSNVRKVERAMKDALKNDRARIQVGRISGFGLMEMSRQRLRTGVLEASTRQCPHCDGTGLVRTASSAGLSALRFIEDEAAKGKGTVITLYASTEAAVYLLNAKREDLSEIESRYGVTVEVQPEGEDEGAKMRVSSSGPKPTEAPKFDPIVDDEEEEGVSDEDEDADDDIEESSDEGDNGQRKKRRRRRRGGRGRNKNRANEDSDEESTSDKAEVEEDSGTGESSDTDDAEAEADGDAKPRRGRRGGRGRSRRKPEDGAADAQEDKPEGEVARTSESETPPAEPEAEPVAEEKPKRRRAPRKKKVEEAATGDETSATEDEVTAEPAPEEKPKRKRAPRKKKVEEAPANEAAEAQPAAEAEEAPKRKRAPRKKAEPKVAAPKAEVTAPEPDKEPEAANDANGQADAADAPANNAAADDATEAPRRGGWWQRTFGN
- a CDS encoding N-acetylmuramoyl-L-alanine amidase family protein — encoded protein: MWPDIVPYRFQIGLLLAFPVAMAAAIYLLGLNVPLLGRSYVITMPLPAADNRLDLPEILGPADPSRPLVVIDAGHGGPDPGTVGEAYREKDVVLGLARVLQESLLANGGIRVAMTRDDDSLIVLDERAEIARALDADLFISIHADSAGDREAVEGATIYTLSETASSEAAAVFAERENNADIVNGVDLSGNDEAVNSILVELSQRLTSEKSAGFASLIEREGEGILRFHPQTRRSAALAVLRAPDVPAVLFEAGFISNPEEARVLASPEGQRQFATVLTRAIRIYFARQAESQ
- a CDS encoding penicillin-binding protein 1A: MNDDLPGEAESGQGITRRISRGGQGAWAEIKQAWEARRWFRLLFYALGGGLLLAITAWFWLASDLPGAETLLDYEPNLPSVVRGIDGEIVHRYERERRVELQYRDLPAQLLNAYISAEDETFWSHNGIDAGGFFNAVIDYVSKLGSDERAVGGSTITQQVAKNILVGNEYSVTRKLKEMILATRIEGVLEKEEIITLYLNEIPLGRRSFGVQAAARAYFDKDVDELALHEMAYLAILPRAPEEYSRSANFEIARQRRNLVLSQMEDNGYITNGQMTAAQALPLGVIDGQRRVRSADAGYFLEEVRRELMEKYGEEAEDGRNSVYAGGLWVRTSLDIELQDAARNSLRTAMMRYHGNRGWTGPLATINPDNGDLTNQLRSSYLSVRYDDWRIAVVTQRSGGSATIGFADGTEGPLTSAPDALAVGHVIAVSPRGDGWRVRAVPEVSGGFLAMQPETGRVLAMQGGFDSRLSDFNRATQANRQPGSTVKALVYATGLDNGMTPATMIPDRQYCYYQGSNLGEKCFTNFGGSRGGGEYPMRYGLEQSKNLMTVHIAMDSGMENVIDTFRKAGLEPEEIEYQPYPAYSLGSGETTVERITGAYAMLANHGRRNEPTVIDFVQDRDGKVIWRADQRECTGCNMEQWDGSAMPRFGRTGRQVMDARTAFQTVHMLTGTVQRGTATRLRDLDIPMFGKTGTSSGPTNAWFVGGSPDIVAGTYLGFDTPRNMGGWIQGGNTAVPIFKQFVTETPDHWSGRPFSAPAGVRMVRINRRSGSRVFGGWPTGEPTADVIWEAFKPDTEPRRTQRQDEIDAMRQLILTQLRRRERGPSAGATDASEEPADFAAEQGGIY